A segment of the Actinomyces sp. oral taxon 171 str. F0337 genome:
CCGATGTGTCGACGAGGATCACCGGCTGGCGCTCCGACGTCGTGGAGCGGCGCTCGCCTTCCGATCAGAGCCGCCGAGAGCTGCGAGGCGACGTGCACTCTCCACCCTGACCAGGGTCTCCAGGCCGGCGCGCAGCAGCTCGGTGCGCTCAGTGATGCCCGTGAGCTCCTGAGCGTTGGCAA
Coding sequences within it:
- a CDS encoding type II toxin-antitoxin system VapB family antitoxin — translated: MRTTVTLSDELIANAQELTGITERTELLRAGLETLVRVESARRLAALGGSDRKASAAPRRRSASR